A genomic window from Ferviditalea candida includes:
- a CDS encoding DUF190 domain-containing protein — protein sequence MNSSKWIQIIVGEFEGQGSGLLYWDITRNLLEDKFRPVFLTRADKGIGEKNEIRTQTLESMQFNNLPIMIETAGDKEQVEHLVPDLKKKVSHGQLVTVSAYSLLEETSLANEHEYVMLKIYFKEKSSWFGRPLHDELLSLMQKQGLIWSTVKRGIAGFGNDQVISKPGLFSRSQVPIIIECIGPAKVIREMIPEIKSKAKHAWIVVLPLQVIVSQ from the coding sequence ATGAATTCGTCCAAATGGATTCAAATTATTGTCGGTGAATTCGAAGGCCAAGGCTCAGGTTTACTTTATTGGGATATTACCCGTAATCTGTTGGAAGATAAGTTCCGCCCCGTCTTCCTTACAAGAGCCGATAAAGGAATCGGGGAAAAGAATGAGATCCGGACGCAAACGCTGGAATCGATGCAATTCAACAATTTGCCGATCATGATCGAAACTGCGGGAGACAAAGAGCAGGTGGAGCATCTCGTTCCCGATTTGAAGAAAAAGGTATCTCATGGCCAGCTGGTGACAGTATCCGCCTATTCCTTGCTTGAGGAGACATCGCTGGCAAATGAGCATGAATATGTCATGTTAAAGATTTATTTTAAAGAAAAGTCGTCTTGGTTTGGGCGTCCGCTGCATGATGAGCTTTTATCCTTGATGCAAAAACAGGGTTTGATTTGGTCAACCGTCAAACGGGGAATTGCGGGCTTTGGAAACGATCAAGTCATTTCCAAACCCGGGCTTTTTTCCCGTTCCCAGGTTCCCATCATCATCGAGTGCATCGGCCCAGCAAAGGTTATCCGGGAAATGATTCCCGAAATCAAAAGCAAAGCAAAACATGCATGGATTGTTGTTTTGCCTCTTCAGGTGATCGTCAGCCAATAA
- a CDS encoding 4Fe-4S binding protein → MKTGIYFLIFLGLAVFVTFLFERRVFCRYICPANRCDLVSPQSCLLLSLFMRKQRRSALA, encoded by the coding sequence GTGAAGACAGGTATATACTTTCTCATCTTCTTGGGATTGGCGGTTTTTGTAACTTTTCTTTTCGAACGAAGGGTATTCTGCCGATACATTTGTCCGGCTAACCGGTGTGATTTAGTGTCACCTCAAAGTTGTCTCTTATTGAGTTTGTTCATGAGAAAGCAACGGCGGTCCGCACTTGCGTAA
- a CDS encoding ArsI/CadI family heavy metal resistance metalloenzyme: MPVANRSAYEIDEQEFIFGVEPVKVKTDYAKFLLDNPEVNFTLNLKNEVKGNQVGHFGFQVSSMEELTEQRNRILQEELPIRDELDTDCCYANQDKFWITDPDGNEWEFFYTKKDIEQHGMNHLACCTTTTMSSACC, translated from the coding sequence ATCCCAGTTGCAAACCGTTCAGCATATGAAATCGATGAGCAAGAATTCATTTTTGGGGTGGAACCCGTAAAAGTAAAAACGGATTATGCGAAATTTTTGTTGGACAATCCAGAGGTTAATTTCACCTTGAATTTGAAAAATGAGGTTAAAGGCAACCAAGTGGGGCACTTTGGTTTCCAGGTTTCTTCGATGGAAGAGTTGACGGAGCAGCGGAATCGTATCCTGCAAGAGGAATTGCCTATAAGGGATGAACTTGATACGGACTGCTGCTATGCCAATCAAGACAAGTTTTGGATTACCGATCCGGACGGCAACGAATGGGAGTTCTTTTATACGAAAAAAGATATTGAACAACATGGCATGAACCATTTGGCTTGCTGTACGACAACAACGATGTCCTCCGCTTGTTGTTGA
- a CDS encoding phosphate signaling complex PhoU family protein, with the protein MLWKKKLWRLGPQTIATQQPVARDMRKILMAFRVANDLERMGDLAADIAKGTLRIGEQELIKPLVDIPRMALYIKMRLNPSCKPFSI; encoded by the coding sequence ATGCTTTGGAAGAAAAAATTATGGAGATTGGGGCCTCAAACGATTGCCACACAGCAACCGGTAGCCCGCGATATGCGAAAAATTTTAATGGCCTTCCGAGTCGCAAATGATTTGGAACGAATGGGCGATCTGGCTGCCGATATTGCAAAAGGTACACTCCGCATCGGTGAACAAGAATTGATCAAGCCGTTGGTTGATATTCCCCGTATGGCACTTTACATCAAAATGCGATTGAATCCCAGTTGCAAACCGTTCAGCATATGA
- a CDS encoding PhoU domain-containing protein: MEHRKNLDLALKELQTILEEMGQRVNRSIIESIDSIKEQDPGKAKLILDRDRELNALEEKIMEIGASNDCHTATGSPRYAKNFNGLPSRK, encoded by the coding sequence ATGGAACATCGAAAAAATTTGGATTTGGCTTTGAAGGAGCTTCAAACGATTTTGGAAGAAATGGGGCAGCGTGTCAACCGCTCCATTATCGAATCCATAGATTCGATAAAAGAACAGGATCCGGGAAAAGCGAAGCTGATCTTGGATAGGGATAGAGAACTGAATGCTTTGGAAGAAAAAATTATGGAGATTGGGGCCTCAAACGATTGCCACACAGCAACCGGTAGCCCGCGATATGCGAAAAATTTTAATGGCCTTCCGAGTCGCAAATGA
- the pstB gene encoding phosphate ABC transporter ATP-binding protein PstB gives MAKGIQTIQLKAYYGSAEILKGIDISIEKNKITAIIGPSGCGKSTFIRCLNRMHEVVEGGRVEGEVRFGDVDLYDPRMDPVQIRRQIGMVFQKPNPFPTMSIFENVASGLRLNGIRNKKILTEEVEKSLTMAALWDEVKDRLDHSAMSLSGGQQQRLCIARSLAVQPEILLMDEPASALDPISTGHIEELISRLKEEVTIAIVTHNMQQAARVADYTAFFLNGELIEYNETVIMFTSPSDKRTEDYLTGRFG, from the coding sequence TTGGCTAAAGGGATTCAAACCATTCAATTAAAGGCGTATTACGGTTCAGCAGAGATCCTTAAAGGAATTGATATATCCATAGAAAAAAATAAGATCACCGCGATTATCGGTCCTTCAGGCTGCGGCAAATCCACGTTTATTCGGTGCTTAAACCGGATGCATGAAGTGGTGGAAGGCGGACGTGTCGAGGGAGAAGTGCGGTTTGGCGATGTGGATCTTTACGATCCGCGGATGGATCCCGTTCAAATCCGTCGGCAAATCGGGATGGTGTTTCAGAAGCCGAATCCTTTTCCAACGATGTCCATCTTTGAAAATGTCGCATCGGGGCTTCGGCTCAACGGTATTCGCAATAAAAAAATATTGACCGAGGAAGTGGAAAAAAGCCTGACGATGGCTGCTTTATGGGACGAAGTAAAGGATCGGCTGGATCATTCCGCGATGAGCTTATCCGGGGGGCAGCAGCAGCGCTTATGCATTGCGAGGTCTCTGGCTGTCCAACCGGAAATATTATTGATGGATGAACCCGCATCCGCGTTGGATCCCATTTCTACAGGTCATATCGAAGAGTTGATCAGCAGATTAAAGGAGGAAGTGACAATCGCCATCGTTACTCACAATATGCAGCAGGCTGCCCGGGTTGCTGATTATACCGCATTTTTTCTTAATGGGGAACTGATTGAATATAATGAAACGGTCATCATGTTTACTTCTCCATCGGACAAACGGACTGAAGACTATTTGACAGGCAGATTCGGTTAA